A window from Glaciimonas sp. PCH181 encodes these proteins:
- the cyoE gene encoding heme o synthase codes for MTTLTATPNRVAQYWALTKPRVTQLAVFCAVIGMFLATPTLPDWHRVIAATIGIWLLAGAAFAVNCLVEREIDSRMARTARRPMARGEITVPQTLVFSGVIGGIGSWVLYNFVNGLTMWLTLATFIGYAVIYTMILKPATPQNIVIGGLSGAMPPALGWAAIANDVPMQAWILVLIIFVWTPPHFWALAMYRRDDYAKSGLPMLPITHGLKFTQFHIWLYTIALVATTMLPFAVGMSGLIYLVSAAILGAIFLWYAWQIYKHYTDLIARKTFAYSIIYLSLLFAALLVDHYFRF; via the coding sequence ATGACTACCTTAACTGCAACCCCAAATCGTGTGGCCCAATACTGGGCGCTGACGAAGCCGAGAGTTACCCAATTGGCCGTCTTCTGCGCGGTAATTGGCATGTTTTTGGCGACCCCGACGTTACCGGACTGGCATCGCGTAATCGCCGCAACGATTGGCATCTGGTTGCTGGCTGGTGCAGCGTTTGCTGTCAATTGTTTGGTCGAGCGCGAAATTGACTCTCGCATGGCGCGGACTGCACGCAGGCCGATGGCACGTGGCGAAATTACGGTGCCGCAGACATTGGTGTTCTCGGGCGTTATCGGTGGTATCGGTAGTTGGGTGTTGTATAACTTTGTGAATGGCCTGACGATGTGGCTGACGCTGGCGACATTTATCGGCTACGCAGTGATTTACACGATGATACTCAAGCCCGCAACGCCGCAAAATATCGTTATCGGCGGTTTGTCAGGGGCAATGCCGCCAGCATTGGGATGGGCTGCAATCGCGAATGATGTGCCTATGCAAGCCTGGATATTGGTCTTGATCATTTTCGTTTGGACGCCGCCGCATTTTTGGGCGCTGGCGATGTATCGTCGCGATGACTACGCCAAATCCGGTTTGCCGATGTTGCCGATTACACACGGATTAAAATTCACCCAATTCCACATCTGGCTATACACGATTGCTTTGGTTGCCACTACGATGTTGCCTTTCGCAGTCGGCATGAGCGGATTAATCTATCTGGTCAGCGCGGCGATTTTAGGTGCCATTTTTCTCTGGTACGCGTGGCAGATTTACAAACATTACACTGATTTGATCGCGCGAAAAACTTTTGCCTATTCAATCATTTATTTGTCGTTATTGTTTGCCGCGTTGCTAGTCGATCACTATTTCAGGTTTTGA